In a genomic window of Culicoidibacter larvae:
- a CDS encoding minor capsid protein yields MSMWTKTKTKRYWQQRTLELEQINNKKAQATNKKNNAELELLHDDITKEIESFYSRYSTENGITKAEAYKQLSDKEMEMFNLSLEEFKALSLRENFATEAAYLRQKQILDRISIKIRITRLDMLRTQVSLKLVKRYGNIERNIEAMLRETYKDSYYWNIYGFHQTYGKMFQYAKLTDEMLDSVMQTKAFGKNYSTRIWGDDHAGRLTKKINSALNNIMAGGKNVDAMAGELSKAFNTSKSNAKRLLITETTLFADEAAQNAYKEFSVEEYENLATLDSKTSQKCRDMDNSVFPVSKREVGVNAPPFHGYCRTVTLPVVKPLVDLPEMRVMKMPGSRAKNIRSMSYNDWLKGQSIA; encoded by the coding sequence ATGAGTATGTGGACCAAAACCAAGACCAAAAGGTACTGGCAGCAGAGAACCCTGGAACTGGAGCAGATAAACAACAAGAAAGCTCAGGCAACAAACAAAAAGAATAATGCTGAGCTTGAGCTCTTGCATGACGATATCACTAAAGAGATTGAGTCATTTTATTCCCGCTACAGTACCGAGAACGGTATCACAAAGGCGGAAGCCTATAAGCAGCTATCTGACAAGGAAATGGAGATGTTTAACCTTTCGCTTGAAGAGTTCAAAGCTCTTTCACTTAGAGAGAACTTTGCAACTGAGGCTGCGTACCTTAGACAGAAGCAAATTTTAGATCGAATTAGTATCAAAATACGGATTACCCGGCTTGATATGTTGCGTACACAGGTTTCTCTAAAACTTGTGAAGAGATACGGCAATATTGAGAGAAACATCGAGGCTATGCTTCGCGAAACATATAAGGACAGCTATTACTGGAACATTTACGGGTTTCACCAAACTTATGGAAAAATGTTTCAGTACGCGAAGCTGACCGACGAGATGCTTGACAGTGTTATGCAAACAAAAGCGTTTGGAAAAAACTACAGCACTCGTATTTGGGGCGATGATCATGCCGGGAGGCTGACTAAAAAGATTAACTCAGCATTAAATAACATTATGGCCGGCGGAAAAAATGTAGATGCGATGGCAGGCGAGCTATCAAAGGCATTTAACACCAGTAAGAGTAATGCTAAACGCCTGCTTATTACTGAAACAACTCTATTTGCGGATGAGGCAGCTCAGAATGCGTATAAAGAGTTCAGCGTTGAAGAATACGAGAACCTTGCAACGCTAGATAGCAAAACATCGCAAAAATGTAGAGATATGGATAATTCTGTTTTTCCGGTTTCTAAGCGAGAGGTTGGTGTGAATGCTCCACCGTTTCATGGCTATTGCCGAACAGTAACTCTTCCGGTCGTGAAGCCATTAGTTGATTTACCTGAGATGCGGGTAATGAAAATGCCAGGCAGTCGTGCCAAAAATATTCGTTCAATGAGCTATAACGATTGGCTCAAAGGTCAATCGATAGCATAG
- a CDS encoding phage portal protein: MRSINVKIKQFKPIITSADTMVTPKVIEDWLKEHEAGNAERFKQLKEYLDGGSIIDSGTTGSSQSDSVVIINYPELLTNTQTSFYMSSPVAYSLSEKKAAQNKLLEMVQRLAVLNEDDIVNEDIATYAAAYGTAFELSWASNEFGDSEVVHRYVPLDPQTAFLVYDDTVEQKPLYGIRYTRNDKGNGELFFCDYEKEERYVLKKQKITLDETYTRPNPFKGKLRMRECKNNTRRRSVFEPVLSPIEANNQMQTTTLNNFEYLADALFYIEGGQGMTQEDLEQMMEARALQLPDGMKAGFIEKGDGGSASEEFKKRLDMYIHKVSMVPDTSDENFAGNSSGVAMGYKLIGLKSIVSRAARHFEVFLRERIACTAALMNITEKTLYDENYIKVDFTFNIPANDIETANLINALEPYLPLDTLLSLLSFVDDAQAEIDAKQEEEEDSPDEYVDQNQDQKVLAAENPGTGADKQQESSGNKQKE; encoded by the coding sequence ATGCGATCTATAAATGTGAAGATAAAGCAATTTAAGCCGATTATTACATCAGCTGATACAATGGTTACCCCTAAAGTAATTGAGGATTGGCTCAAAGAACATGAAGCGGGAAACGCTGAACGTTTCAAGCAACTCAAGGAGTATCTTGATGGCGGCTCAATAATCGACTCAGGAACAACTGGTTCAAGCCAATCGGATAGTGTTGTTATTATCAACTATCCGGAGTTGTTGACTAATACTCAAACAAGTTTTTACATGAGTAGCCCAGTTGCATACAGCCTTTCAGAGAAAAAAGCAGCTCAGAACAAACTGCTTGAGATGGTTCAACGGTTGGCCGTGCTGAATGAGGACGATATCGTCAATGAAGATATCGCAACTTATGCAGCGGCTTATGGTACTGCTTTTGAATTGAGCTGGGCTAGTAACGAGTTTGGAGATAGTGAGGTCGTACACCGATATGTCCCGCTTGATCCACAGACCGCTTTTCTTGTATATGACGATACCGTGGAACAGAAACCACTGTACGGCATTCGTTATACCCGGAATGATAAGGGTAATGGCGAGCTATTCTTCTGCGATTACGAGAAAGAAGAGCGATACGTTCTTAAAAAGCAGAAAATTACTCTCGATGAGACTTACACAAGACCAAATCCGTTCAAAGGTAAGTTACGAATGCGGGAGTGTAAAAACAACACTCGGAGACGTAGCGTGTTCGAGCCAGTGCTTTCACCTATTGAGGCTAATAACCAAATGCAGACAACGACTCTGAACAATTTTGAGTATCTAGCTGATGCCCTTTTCTATATCGAGGGCGGCCAAGGTATGACCCAAGAGGATCTAGAGCAAATGATGGAAGCAAGAGCTCTACAACTTCCTGATGGTATGAAAGCAGGATTTATCGAAAAAGGCGACGGCGGTAGTGCCTCCGAAGAATTTAAAAAGCGACTGGATATGTACATCCACAAGGTTTCAATGGTACCGGATACTTCTGATGAGAACTTTGCCGGTAATTCGAGCGGCGTCGCTATGGGGTATAAACTCATTGGCTTAAAATCAATCGTTTCACGCGCAGCAAGGCACTTTGAGGTATTCCTACGCGAACGTATTGCTTGTACTGCGGCATTAATGAATATTACTGAGAAAACACTCTACGATGAAAACTACATCAAAGTCGATTTCACTTTTAATATTCCAGCTAATGATATCGAAACGGCAAATCTGATAAATGCCTTGGAGCCGTATTTACCACTTGATACCTTATTAAGCCTGTTGAGCTTTGTCGATGACGCACAAGCAGAAATCGACGCTAAACAGGAAGAAGAGGAGGACAGTCCTGATGAGTATGTGGACCAAAACCAAGACCAAAAGGTACTGGCAGCAGAGAACCCTGGAACTGGAGCAGATAAACAACAAGAAAGCTCAGGCAACAAACAAAAAGAATAA